A stretch of Pygocentrus nattereri isolate fPygNat1 chromosome 8, fPygNat1.pri, whole genome shotgun sequence DNA encodes these proteins:
- the elmo3 gene encoding engulfment and cell motility protein 3 isoform X3, whose amino-acid sequence MAEVMQVVREQITRTLSSKPTSLELFKNKVNALNYSEILKLRQTERLHQEETLAPPVLELKERLKPELLELIRQQRLNRLCHGTLFRKISSRRRQDKLWYCRLSPNHKVLHYGDVEEETETPSIESLQDKIPVADIKALLTGKDCPHMKENKGKQTKEMLDLAFSITYDVEEYSLNFIASSRTDFCLWTDGLNVLLGKEMSSEAMRSELEILLSMEIKLRLLDLENVPIPDTAPPIPKPPSNFNFCYDFSQAEQ is encoded by the exons ATGGCGGAG GTTATGCAGGTGGTTCGGGAGCAGATCACCAGGACCCTGTCCAGTAAGCCCACCTCACTGGAGCTCTTTAAGAACAAGGTGAATGCTCTGAACTACAGTGAGATCCTGAAGCTGCGGCAGACTGAGAGACTGCATCAGGAGGAGACCCTGGCCCCACCTGTGCT tgAGCTGAAAGAGCGTCTGAAGCCGGAGTTGTTGGAGCTGATCAGACAGCAGAGGCTGAACCGGCTGTGTCATGGCACGCTGTTCCGCAAGATCAGCAGTCGCCGGAGACAAG ATAAGCTGTGGTACTGCCGGCTCTCTCCTAATCACAAAGTCCTGCACTatggagatgtggaggaggagaCCGAGACACCCTCCATTGAGAGTCTGCAGGACAAAA TCCCTGTGGCAGATATCAAAGCGCTGCTGACTGGAAAGGACTGTCCTcacatgaaagaaaacaaaggcaaacAAACCAAG GAGATGCTGGACCTGGCATTCAGCATTACGTACGATGTTGAGGAGTACAGCTTGAATTTCATCGCCTCCTCCAGAACAGAT ttCTGCTTGTGGACGGATGGGCTGAATGTTTTGCTGGGCAAAGAGATGAGCAGTGAGGCGATGCGCAGCGAACTGGAAATCCTTCTCTCCATGGAGATTAAGCTCCGCCTCCTGGACCTCGAGAACGTCCCCATCCCTGACACAGCCCCACCTATCCCCAAACCCCCTAGTAACTTCAACTTCTGCTACGACTTTAGCCAGGCGGAGCAGTAA
- the elmo3 gene encoding engulfment and cell motility protein 3 isoform X2 — protein MALLMALLQTAGETDRQDLFAFLEKKNMRQYIYKNIIHSSGSVGDEMAHHLYVLQSVRLNLLEPRMKTPLDSFNQEQREALHSLRQAVFETESEGSLSNERRRSLCAKEFKKLGFSNNSNPGQDLGRTPPGLLALDTMTYFASRYPDAYSRFVLENSSREDKHECPFARSSIQLTLTLCEILRIGEPPSETGSNYHPIFFAQDRLLEELFCICIQLLNKTWKEMRATQEDFDKVMQVVREQITRTLSSKPTSLELFKNKVNALNYSEILKLRQTERLHQEETLAPPVLELKERLKPELLELIRQQRLNRLCHGTLFRKISSRRRQDKLWYCRLSPNHKVLHYGDVEEETETPSIESLQDKIPVADIKALLTGKDCPHMKENKGKQTKEMLDLAFSITYDVEEYSLNFIASSRTDFCLWTDGLNVLLGKEMSSEAMRSELEILLSMEIKLRLLDLENVPIPDTAPPIPKPPSNFNFCYDFSQAEQ, from the exons ATGGCCCTCCTGATGGCCCTGTTGCAGACTGCTGGGGAGACAGATAGGCAG GACCTTTTTGCTTTCCTTGAGAAGAAGAACATGCGCCagtacatctacaag AACATCATCCACAGTTCAGGTTCGGTTGGAGATGAAATGGCTCATCACCTGTACGTGCTGCAGTCAGTCCGTCTGAACCTCCTGGAGCCGCGCATGAAGACGCCGCTGGACTCCTTTAATCAG gagCAGAGGGAAGCACTGCACAGTTTGCGCCAGGCTGTGTTTGAGACGGAAAGTGAGGGCAGTCTGAGTAATGAGCGGCGTCGTTCACTCTGCGCTAAAGAGTTCAAAAAGCTGGGCTTTTCG AATAACAGTAACCCGGGTCAGGACCTGGGCCGGACTCCTCCAGGCCTGCTGGCTCTTGACACCATGACATACTTCGCCTCCCGTTACCCAGACGCCTacagcaga TTTGTTCTagagaacagcagcagagagGATAAGCATGAGTGTCCGTTTGCCCGCAGCAGCATCCAGCTCACACTCACCCTTTGTGAGATTCTGCGTATCGGAGAACCAC catCAGAGACAGGTTCGAACTACCACCCCATCTTTTTTGCACAGGACAGGCTGCTGGAGGAGCTTTTCTGCATCTGCATCCAGCTGCTGAACAAAACCTGGAAGGAGATGAGAGCCACGCAGGAAGACTTTGATAAG GTTATGCAGGTGGTTCGGGAGCAGATCACCAGGACCCTGTCCAGTAAGCCCACCTCACTGGAGCTCTTTAAGAACAAGGTGAATGCTCTGAACTACAGTGAGATCCTGAAGCTGCGGCAGACTGAGAGACTGCATCAGGAGGAGACCCTGGCCCCACCTGTGCT tgAGCTGAAAGAGCGTCTGAAGCCGGAGTTGTTGGAGCTGATCAGACAGCAGAGGCTGAACCGGCTGTGTCATGGCACGCTGTTCCGCAAGATCAGCAGTCGCCGGAGACAAG ATAAGCTGTGGTACTGCCGGCTCTCTCCTAATCACAAAGTCCTGCACTatggagatgtggaggaggagaCCGAGACACCCTCCATTGAGAGTCTGCAGGACAAAA TCCCTGTGGCAGATATCAAAGCGCTGCTGACTGGAAAGGACTGTCCTcacatgaaagaaaacaaaggcaaacAAACCAAG GAGATGCTGGACCTGGCATTCAGCATTACGTACGATGTTGAGGAGTACAGCTTGAATTTCATCGCCTCCTCCAGAACAGAT ttCTGCTTGTGGACGGATGGGCTGAATGTTTTGCTGGGCAAAGAGATGAGCAGTGAGGCGATGCGCAGCGAACTGGAAATCCTTCTCTCCATGGAGATTAAGCTCCGCCTCCTGGACCTCGAGAACGTCCCCATCCCTGACACAGCCCCACCTATCCCCAAACCCCCTAGTAACTTCAACTTCTGCTACGACTTTAGCCAGGCGGAGCAGTAA
- the elmo3 gene encoding engulfment and cell motility protein 3 isoform X1 — protein MPQQKDIVKIAIQMPGAYPQLIQLDQKKPLSAVIKEVCDKWNLSGPENFALQYADGVQTYITESNRLDIKNGSILRLTKAPGRCAEDLYKGIQSSDSGVRCESLKELAAVSTDITFAQEFISRDGHSLLVQIVEDANEVPMVMLHTLTAFMELMDHGIVSWENLSSVFIKKLVSFVNGKLLDASIQQVSLDIMESMVLSSSSLFHQIRKEITLDQLISHLQVSNQLLQTKAMALLMALLQTAGETDRQDLFAFLEKKNMRQYIYKNIIHSSGSVGDEMAHHLYVLQSVRLNLLEPRMKTPLDSFNQEQREALHSLRQAVFETESEGSLSNERRRSLCAKEFKKLGFSNNSNPGQDLGRTPPGLLALDTMTYFASRYPDAYSRFVLENSSREDKHECPFARSSIQLTLTLCEILRIGEPPSETGSNYHPIFFAQDRLLEELFCICIQLLNKTWKEMRATQEDFDKVMQVVREQITRTLSSKPTSLELFKNKVNALNYSEILKLRQTERLHQEETLAPPVLELKERLKPELLELIRQQRLNRLCHGTLFRKISSRRRQDKLWYCRLSPNHKVLHYGDVEEETETPSIESLQDKIPVADIKALLTGKDCPHMKENKGKQTKEMLDLAFSITYDVEEYSLNFIASSRTDFCLWTDGLNVLLGKEMSSEAMRSELEILLSMEIKLRLLDLENVPIPDTAPPIPKPPSNFNFCYDFSQAEQ, from the exons ATGCCGCAACAGAAGGACATAGTAAAGATTGCTATTCAGATGCCGGGGGCATACCCCCAGCTCATCCAGCTGGATCAG aaaaagCCGCTCTCTGCGGTGATAAAAGAAGTTTGTGACAA gTGGAATCTTTCGGGCCCTGAGAACTTCGCTCTTCAGTACGCAGATGGAGTCCAGACCTACATCACGGAGTCT AATCGATTGGACATTAAGAATGGCAGCATTCTCCGGCTGACCAAAGCTCCA GGCCGCTGTGCAGAGGACCTCTATAAGGGCATTCAGAGTTCAGACTCTGGTGTACGCTGTGAGTCGCTGAAGGAGCTGGCTGCTGTGTCCACAGACATTACCTTCGCTCAAGAGTTTATCAGCCGAGACGGACACTCGCTGCTCGTCCAGATCGTGGAGGATGCTAATGA GGTCCCTATGGTTATGTTACACACGCTTACGGCCTTCATGGAGCTGATGGACCATGGAATCGTTTCCTGGGAGAACCTCTCCAGCGTCTTCATCAAAAAG TTGGTCAGTTTTGTGAATGGAAAGCTACTGGATGCCTCTATCCAGCAGGTGTCCCTGGACATCATGGAGAGCATGGTcctgagcagcagcagcctcTTCCATCAGATCAGAAAGGAGATCACTCTGGATCAACTCATCTCCCACCTGCAGGt GTCTAACCAGCTGCTTCAGACTAAAGCCATGGCCCTCCTGATGGCCCTGTTGCAGACTGCTGGGGAGACAGATAGGCAG GACCTTTTTGCTTTCCTTGAGAAGAAGAACATGCGCCagtacatctacaag AACATCATCCACAGTTCAGGTTCGGTTGGAGATGAAATGGCTCATCACCTGTACGTGCTGCAGTCAGTCCGTCTGAACCTCCTGGAGCCGCGCATGAAGACGCCGCTGGACTCCTTTAATCAG gagCAGAGGGAAGCACTGCACAGTTTGCGCCAGGCTGTGTTTGAGACGGAAAGTGAGGGCAGTCTGAGTAATGAGCGGCGTCGTTCACTCTGCGCTAAAGAGTTCAAAAAGCTGGGCTTTTCG AATAACAGTAACCCGGGTCAGGACCTGGGCCGGACTCCTCCAGGCCTGCTGGCTCTTGACACCATGACATACTTCGCCTCCCGTTACCCAGACGCCTacagcaga TTTGTTCTagagaacagcagcagagagGATAAGCATGAGTGTCCGTTTGCCCGCAGCAGCATCCAGCTCACACTCACCCTTTGTGAGATTCTGCGTATCGGAGAACCAC catCAGAGACAGGTTCGAACTACCACCCCATCTTTTTTGCACAGGACAGGCTGCTGGAGGAGCTTTTCTGCATCTGCATCCAGCTGCTGAACAAAACCTGGAAGGAGATGAGAGCCACGCAGGAAGACTTTGATAAG GTTATGCAGGTGGTTCGGGAGCAGATCACCAGGACCCTGTCCAGTAAGCCCACCTCACTGGAGCTCTTTAAGAACAAGGTGAATGCTCTGAACTACAGTGAGATCCTGAAGCTGCGGCAGACTGAGAGACTGCATCAGGAGGAGACCCTGGCCCCACCTGTGCT tgAGCTGAAAGAGCGTCTGAAGCCGGAGTTGTTGGAGCTGATCAGACAGCAGAGGCTGAACCGGCTGTGTCATGGCACGCTGTTCCGCAAGATCAGCAGTCGCCGGAGACAAG ATAAGCTGTGGTACTGCCGGCTCTCTCCTAATCACAAAGTCCTGCACTatggagatgtggaggaggagaCCGAGACACCCTCCATTGAGAGTCTGCAGGACAAAA TCCCTGTGGCAGATATCAAAGCGCTGCTGACTGGAAAGGACTGTCCTcacatgaaagaaaacaaaggcaaacAAACCAAG GAGATGCTGGACCTGGCATTCAGCATTACGTACGATGTTGAGGAGTACAGCTTGAATTTCATCGCCTCCTCCAGAACAGAT ttCTGCTTGTGGACGGATGGGCTGAATGTTTTGCTGGGCAAAGAGATGAGCAGTGAGGCGATGCGCAGCGAACTGGAAATCCTTCTCTCCATGGAGATTAAGCTCCGCCTCCTGGACCTCGAGAACGTCCCCATCCCTGACACAGCCCCACCTATCCCCAAACCCCCTAGTAACTTCAACTTCTGCTACGACTTTAGCCAGGCGGAGCAGTAA
- the lrrc29 gene encoding dynein regulatory complex subunit 6 has protein sequence MKASEDFSTDMETPDLPLEIISHILSFLHASDRREASLVCRSWYEASQDHQFQKQIIFKFPASVFSLGFIRGLARRTRCGLIISHLDASSLSRQVLVEVGVQLGPRLESLALPGSSITESSLLGLLPHLTGLRKLDLNGLDSLFMSGAFLSREEHRQQIRAALKNLEDLDLSDLRYLSDLTFNRLTGCTPKLRRLALAGCHIAFEFDPYRGCAVGPGSSAILSLRNLHHLLQEQASTLRSLDLSRTSITPESLRSLAQVPCLRLEELSLRGCKELTDYSIELLCRHQSGLHSLDLSACTELTSRSMLAVATELKGLCALSLSQDWRMTDKGLADLMAMPGLSRLDLSECLHVGGAELVKGLSSPQPRAQLESLSLRNCTYIRDAAVYSLAQLLGSSLRELDLTSCVYLTDLSVRAIASYLPGLLVLRLGWCKEITDWGLLGMVEPTNGYEPSKEMEEKGPSFTRTFGNMGFFQPPSMPFQEKPRLVTDEDLGTFREQEGASLLALKGLQELDLSGCSKLTDASITQVLRFPVLQRLSLSMLPEISDESLVSIAQHCRCLTSLVLSHCSQLTDEGMARALPHLHRLQHLHLACCDSITDRSLTLIGQYCKRLRTLDISMCKDITVTKVDFVQSRLPFLEKIQYRFVGGADLILTL, from the exons ATGAAAGCTTCAGAGGACTTCAGTACGGACATGGAAACTCCAGATCTGCCACTTGAG ATAATTTCCCATATTCTAAGCTTTCTTCATGCATCAGACCGAAGAGAAGCTTCTCTGGTCTGCAGAAGCTGGTATGAAGCAAGCCAAGATCACCAGTTCCAG AAACAAATCATCTTCAAGTTCCCCGCCTCTGTATTTTCTCTGGGGTTCATCCGTGGTCTTGCTCGGCGAACCCGATGTGGTCTGATCATCAGTCACCTGGACGCTTCCAGCTTGTCCAGGCAGGTTCTGGTGGAGGTAGGGGTTCAACTTGGCCCTCGGCTGGAGAGCCTGGCTCTGCCTGGCAGCAGCATCACTGAGTCATCCCTTCTGGGTTTGTTGCCGCATCTGACTGGCCTGCGCAAGCTGGACCTAAACGGGCTGGACAGCCTCTTTATGTCCGGAGCCTTCCTGAGCCGTGAGGAGCACCGCCAGCAG ATACGTGCAGCACTGAAGAACCTGGAAGACCTGGACCTATCTGACCTCCGTTACCTGTCTGACCTCACCTTCAACCGTCTGACAGGCTGCACGCCAAAGCTTCGCAGGCTGGCTCTGGCTGGCTGCCACATCGCGTTTGAGTTTGACCCTTATCGCGGCTGTGCAGTGGGTCCGGGTTCCTCTGCCATTCTGTCCCTGCGGAACCTCCACCACCTTCTCCAGGAGCAGGCCTCCACTCTGCGCAGCCTGGACTTGAGCCGCACCAGCATCACCCCGGAGTCACTGCGCTCCCTAGCCCAGGTCCCTTGCCTCCGCCTGGAGGAGCTCAGCCTAAGAGGCTGCAAGGAGCTCACTGACTACTCCATTGAGCTGCTCTGCAGGCACCAGAGCGGCCTCCACAGCCTGGACCTGAGCGCCTGTACTGAGCTGACCAGCCGCAGCATGCTTGCCGTGGCCACTGAACTGAAAGGACTCTGTGCCCTCTCGCTTTCTCAGGACTGGAGGATGACAGATAAAGGTCTGGCGGATTTAATGGCGATGCCTGGTTTGAGCAGGCTGGACCTGTCAGAGTGTTTGCATGTGGGAGGGGCTGAGCTGGTGAAGGGGCTATCCTCTCCACAGCCTCGAGCTCAGCTGGAATCCCTCAGCCTCAGAAACTGCACCTACATCAGG GATGCAGCTGTGTATTCTCTAGCTCAGCTGCTGGGCAGTAGTTTGCGAGAGCTGGACCTGACCTCATGCGTCTACCTCACTGACCTGAGCGTCCGTGCCATTGCCTCCTACCTGCCTGGTTTGCTGGTGCTGAGGCTGGGCTGGTGCAAGGAGATCACAGACTGGGGGCTACTGGGGATGGTGGAGCCAACCAACGGTTACGAGCCAAGCAAGGAAATG GAGGAAAAAGGCCCCAGCTTTACCAGGACATTTGGGAACATGGGCTTCTTCCAGCCCCCCAGCATGCCATTCCAAGAAAAGCCACGGTTGGTCACAGATGAAGACCTGGGGACCTTCAGGGAGCAGGAGGGGGCCTCGCTGCTGGCCCTCAAGGGCCTACAGGAGCTTGACCTGTCTGGCTGCTCCAAACTGACCGATGCCAGTATAACACAG GTGTTGCGTTTCCCAGTGCTGCAGCGGCTTTCTCTGTCCATGCTGCCTGAGATCAGTGATGAAAGCCTGGTGTCTATAGCTCAGCATTGCCGCTGCCTGACCAGCCTGGTACTGAGCCACTGCTCTCAGCTGACTGACGAGGGCATGGCCCGTGCTCTGCCCCACCTGCACCGGCTACAGCATCTGCACCTGGCCTGCTGTGACTCAATCACAGACAG ATCCCTGACCCTCATAGGCCAGTACTGCAAGAGGCTGAGGACGCTGGACATCTCCATGTGCAAAGACATTACAGTGACAAAGGTGGACTTTGTCCAGTCGCGGCTGCCCTTCCTGGAAAAAATCCAGTATCGTTTTGTGGGTGGTGCAGACTTGATCCTTACACTTTAA